The genomic interval GTAGTAAAAACCATCGTCAATTGACGGGCCAATTGCGACTTTTGTTTCAGGAAATAACTCTACAACCGCGGCTGCCATTAAATGTGCAGTGGAGTGTCTGAGTGTGGAGAGTTCTATAGGTTTTTTTTCTGACATAATTTTAGTTTGGTGCCCGGTAGAGGACTCGAACCTCTGACCCCTTCCATGTCAAGGAAGTACTCTAACCAACTGAGCTAACCGGGCATTATTAATAAATATTTAAGGCGTGGGTCGGAGTTGAACCGACGAATAAAGGTTTTGCAGACCTCTCCCTTAACCACTTGGGTACCACGCCGATATAAAAAAAGATGATATTAAAATACCCCGTCAATTGTCAATTTTTAAGTCGCAAGAACTTTTTAACTGCGGTGCTTAAAACCGACTCATTTGCCAACTCTTTTATCAATTTTATTTTCTCTTTTGCGGATGCTTCACCCTTAGAAATTAACAAATCAATTTTATCAAAAGAAGTCCATTTATAGTTTTTCACATCAGCAGAGATTACTACATTTGCCTCTTTAAGCAATAAGTTGTTAAGTAAGATAGCAGATATGTATTTTGAACGAGCTAATGTTTCCCCTGCCTTTTCCAAATTTGCGTTTTTGGTTACCTTGCCTTTTACATCAATACCAACTATCAATTGCGCACCCATTCTTTTTATAGCAGGCACAGGAGTTGAACCAACATAGCCGCCATCGTTGCAAAGAAATCCGTTTATACGCACTGGAGGAAATATACCGGCTATGGAGGAGGATGCCAAAACTGCATCGCGCAAACGGCCGCAAGTTAGATACACCGGCAAAGCATTTTCCAAATCTGTTACAACTATGCACAAAGGTATTTGAGTTTGTAATATATCTATATCGGGTATTAACTCATATACTGGTTCTTTTAGTTTTTCTAAAGAAAATAACGAGTATTGAGTTTCTTCAACATAGTGCAGATAACCCTGCTTAATAAACTCTTTCGCGTTTGATACAAACGACTTTTGATTGTTTTGCTTATCGGAAAATATACGCATTTTTGCCTGAGGTATGTATTTTGATAGCACCGTTTTAATTTTTTGCTCAACATTTGCGATGTTTGGATCTGTTGCATAACACGCGCTAACTATCGCACCCATAGACGCGCCTGCTAAATAAGATATTGGAACCTTTTCTTGTTCAAATACCTTTAGTACGCCAATGTGAGAAAGCCCCCTTGCACCACCACTACCAAGAGCAAGACCAATTTTTTTCATATAAATTAATCCTCAAAAGATTTAATAACCCAATTGTCCGCAAGCGGCACCAATATCTGCCCCTTTTGGTAAGCGCACAGCGGTAAATATATTTCGTTCCGTTAAATAATTATAAAAGTTTTCCACTGTGCTTAGGTCCGGTGCTTCATAAGTTCTACCAAGTGTTTTGTTATACGGTATTAAGTTCACCTTAACTTCAACTTTTTCTGTTTGATATTTTCTTAAAAGATCGGCAAGTTTTACTGCATCTTGTTTTGCATCATTAATATTTTTTATAAGAATATACTCAATAGTCAATGGAACTTTATTTTCTTCACAGTACGAAATACTAGACGACATAATATCTTCTATATCATTGTTTATTGCGGAAGGAATAATGCAATGCCTTTTGCGGTCATCGGCACTGTGAAGTGATATGGCCAAGCGCACGCCAGGCAATGCATTTTCAAACGACTTTATTTTTTCAACTATTCCAACTGTGGAAACTGTAATATGCTTTCTGCCTAAATTAAAACCTTTTGGGTCAGTTAAAGTTTTTATAGCAATCAGCAAGTTTGTATAGTTCATTAACGGCTCGCCGCTGCCCATAAACAAAACTCCAGATATGTGATGCCCTGTGTATTCTTCTATCTGCAAAACTTGTTCCAAAATTTCACCGCTTGAAAGATTTCTTACAAAACCATCTTTACCGGATGCGCAGAAAGCACAACCCATAGCACAACCAACCTGCGTAGAAATACAAACTGAAAACTTATCCTTTGCTGGCAAAAAAACTGCAGAAACGCAATTACCATCTGAAAGAAGGAAATCAAAGCGTTTAGTCGCATCTATTTTTGAATTGGATACTTTAGCGATGCCCATTGAACGCAGCAAAAAATTACCTTCTAATGCGTGCCTTAACTCCAAAGGTATATTTTTAAAATCTGCAAATGAATTCGCTTTTTTATCATATATCCATTGTAATAATTGTCTTACACGGTAAGTTTCAAAATTACCATGCAAAAGAAATTCTTCTAATGCAAATTTGTCGTAATCTAATATCAACTTCCTCATTTACAATACTCTCCTAAGCGATGCTGCAAAAAAACCATCCATATTGTGTATGTGTGGGTATGACCTAAAATAACCTTCTTTGGTAACAAACTGAGCAAACATTTTATTTTCACCTATGTTTTGGACAACAAAGTTTTTATTTTTATTCAAAAAGTGCGAAACCACGGCTTCATTTTCTTCCGGTTCCGTTGAACAGGTTACATAAAGTAACTGCCC from Endomicrobiales bacterium carries:
- a CDS encoding patatin-like phospholipase family protein; the encoded protein is MKKIGLALGSGGARGLSHIGVLKVFEQEKVPISYLAGASMGAIVSACYATDPNIANVEQKIKTVLSKYIPQAKMRIFSDKQNNQKSFVSNAKEFIKQGYLHYVEETQYSLFSLEKLKEPVYELIPDIDILQTQIPLCIVVTDLENALPVYLTCGRLRDAVLASSSIAGIFPPVRINGFLCNDGGYVGSTPVPAIKRMGAQLIVGIDVKGKVTKNANLEKAGETLARSKYISAILLNNLLLKEANVVISADVKNYKWTSFDKIDLLISKGEASAKEKIKLIKELANESVLSTAVKKFLRLKN
- the rlmN gene encoding 23S rRNA (adenine(2503)-C(2))-methyltransferase RlmN, whose product is MRKLILDYDKFALEEFLLHGNFETYRVRQLLQWIYDKKANSFADFKNIPLELRHALEGNFLLRSMGIAKVSNSKIDATKRFDFLLSDGNCVSAVFLPAKDKFSVCISTQVGCAMGCAFCASGKDGFVRNLSSGEILEQVLQIEEYTGHHISGVLFMGSGEPLMNYTNLLIAIKTLTDPKGFNLGRKHITVSTVGIVEKIKSFENALPGVRLAISLHSADDRKRHCIIPSAINNDIEDIMSSSISYCEENKVPLTIEYILIKNINDAKQDAVKLADLLRKYQTEKVEVKVNLIPYNKTLGRTYEAPDLSTVENFYNYLTERNIFTAVRLPKGADIGAACGQLGY